GATGGTATTGTAGATAAAAATTGAAATTGTTTTATAAGCTTTTAAATTTTCACAAAAACTTCCACCATCTTTGTGGGCAATAAATTAATACAACTTGAAATGAAATTTTTTATTGACACGGCAAATCTAGATCAAATCGCTGAAGCTCAGGATATGGGGATTCTGGATGGTGTGACTACAAACCCTTCCCTAATGGCTAAAGAAGGTATCACTGGTGAGCAAAATATCTTAGATCACTACAAGAAGATCTGTGATCTGGTAGATGGTGATGTAAGTGCTGAGGTTATCTCAACTGATTTTGAAGGCATGAAGAAGGAAGGTGAGCGACTGGCAGCCCTTCATGACCAGATCGTGGTTAAGCTTCCCATGATCAAAGACGGTGTTAAAGCTTGTAAATACTTCAGTAGCAATGGCGTGAAGACTAATGTGACTCTGGTCTTCAGTGCCGGGCAAGCGATCCTAGCGGCAAAAGCTGGAGCAACTTACGTTTCACCTTTCA
This genomic interval from Nonlabens spongiae contains the following:
- the fsa gene encoding fructose-6-phosphate aldolase, giving the protein MKFFIDTANLDQIAEAQDMGILDGVTTNPSLMAKEGITGEQNILDHYKKICDLVDGDVSAEVISTDFEGMKKEGERLAALHDQIVVKLPMIKDGVKACKYFSSNGVKTNVTLVFSAGQAILAAKAGATYVSPFIGRLDDISTDGLNLIQEIRHIYNNYAFQTEILAASVRHTMHVIDCAKIGADVMTGPLSSIEGLLKHPLTDIGLEKFLADYKKGN